TTGATTTGTAAATGTGAGACTGTAGGATACACTTGGAGTTACAATGCTAAAAAATCGTACTCTTCCAAAAAAGAGTAAAGAGCGCTTTGAGCAGATTCTTTCAAGGCTCGATTTATTGCTAAGAGAGTTTGCGAAAGTAGAACGGGTAACATTAGATGAGTTTACTCTCAATCCAAAAGAGTTTCGTGTTGTCGATCTTTTTGATCATGTGTTAGATCTTTTAATGGTAGACCTCTCCAAAATAGATATCTATATTGAGGGTAATGAGATAATCTTAGCTGATTTTGAAATGTTTAGCGTGGCGCTGAAAAATCTTATCGATAACGCCCTTCGCTACTCATCAAGCAAACCAAAAATAGTAGTAAGAGGAAAGAAAATTTCCATTATTTCTACTGGAGAACCTTTAGATACGCAGATGTTTAAGAATAATTCAATAGAAAATTTGAAGAGAGCCAGGGAGGATTGGGACTTGGAATCTATATCGCAAAAAGTATAATTCAAAAGCATAGATTTGCTTTATTGTATGAGCATAGAGATGGCAAAAATATTTTTACTATCGAGTGCATAAATGCAGCCTAGCGCTGCATTTTAGAGGTTGAAATCTGTTGTTGCAAGAAGTTTGTCTACTATCTCTTGATAATATTTTTTATGTCTTGCTTCTCCCATAGCTACAGGAGGCATTCCCTCATCACTCAGTGAGCGGATCTCTATCTCCAAAGGGATCTGCCCTAGAAAAGGTATATCATATTGGATACTGAGAGCCTTTCCGCCATCACTACCAAAGATGTCGTAGCGTTTTCCGGTATCTGGGGCGATAAAGTAGCTCATATTCTCAATAAGTCCCCCAATATGTACACCAATATCTTTAAACATCATGATGGCTCTACTTACATCATCGGCTGCTACCATTTGTGGAGTAGTTACTAATACACCTGCTGTAATTGGAAGCTCTTGTGCCATTGTAAGCTGGATATCGCCAGTACCTGGGGGCATATCGATAATCAAAAAGTCAAGCTCTCCCCAGTCAACATCCTCTAAAAATTGAATCAAGGCACTCACTGCAACACTGCTACGCCACACAAGTGGAGTATCAGGACTTGGGGTTGTGAGACCTACACTCATAATTTTAATACCAAAATTTTCGCTAGGAATGATTTTGTCATTATCTCCCCAGCGCAATTTTTCATGCTCGACCCCTACCATTCTTGGGATATCAGGACCATACACATCTGCATCCAAAAGACCTACTTTGTACCCTTTTTGCGCTAAGGCAATAGAGAGGTTAGTACTCACTGTACTTTTTCCAACCCCACCTTTACCACTTGTCACGGCTATAACATTTTTTGCATAGGGTGCTCGGTTGTTAGGATTAGCGGTAGATCCATAATGTATATTTTTTTTAGGTTGCGCTTTGAGCTTGACTTCTACTTCATACCCTTTGAGTAGATCCTTGATAGCTCCTTCAATAAGAGGAAAGACTTCCTGATTAGCAATATTGAGAGTAATAGTAATAGTATTGCCATGTCTCTTTATTGCATCTATTGTACGCAGTTCAACTATATTTTTATCAAGTCCAGGATATTTGACTGCTTTAAGTTTATTAAGTATCTCTTTTTCCATCTCTTTCCCTATTCGTAAGGATTCATACGAGCACGTTGCTGTAAAAGCATCAGTGTTGCACGAGTTTTTTGTATATAACTACCTATAATATCTTGTGCGTAAGGGTAACGATTTGCAAGAGTAGTGTACTCTTGTATACGGGAATTGAGCAGCTTTGTAAAAGCAGCTATGAGTTGTACCATTTTATTCTCTTCCATCGCTTTTTTGAGGAGTGTTTTGAGCATCTTCTCTCGGTCAGCCAAATCGAGATCTATGCCAATTTCTTGGGCAAGTTGCTGAAATTCAAAGTTTGTAATATAGCTGCCATTGTAGTGGAGCGCTAAAATTTGCTTTTCTAAAAGAGAGAATCCTTGCTGTCTCATGCTAGCTTCTCCAGGCGTAGTTGTGCTGCTTTACTGACATCTTTATCAACATCATCTGCAAGTTTTTGGAGAATCTCTTTTGGTGTTGCAGGGTTTTCAGCCACACGCAGTCTTACTAGCTTGTCTGTATCTTTAGCAAGCTCTTCTAAAATCTCTTGTGGAGCATTTGGATTGCCGCTAATCCCATCTCTTACAATCTTTTCATCCTGCATAAAAGTATAGAGGCATGTGGTTGGGGTATTAGGATTTGTAGCAACTAAGGCGCGTACAAGATTGACGCTATCCTTGGCTAGTTTTTCTAAAATTTCTGCAGGAGTGTGAGGATTTTTCGCTACAGCCCACCGGCTTCCCATATCTGGTACTTCACTGAGCGCAATAAGCAGTTCAGTCATGATAGGACTTTTGCCTTTTTCTCTATCGTATACACTTGTTCTCAGGCTCAAATTCATAGCTACCATACCTACAATCTCCATATCGTTGTGAAACTCCTCAAAAATCTCTTTCACTCTTTCTAGAGAGAGATTTTTATCTTCTAATAGTTCTAAGGCTTCTTCCCTTTGCATTGTGTCCCTTTTTCCTTTTTTGATTATAGTAGCAAAATTTATATATCAATTTTATTTTTTTGTCACATCAAATATTTTGAATCAAAACATGATATTGAGTATATACTAGCCATTTTTATTTAAATTTATGGCAAAAATGGGTTGTAGCAAAAACGTTAAGCCTCTATTAAGTAGCTATATTGTTATAATGATGTCGAATGCATGAAAGCCCGAAAAATCGGGTATAAGTGCGCCTGATTACTTTTATAAGGAGTTATAATGAAGAGGTTCATTCAAGCCCTTTTGGTGCTTGCCTTCATGGCTGGTGCTTCTTTTGCAAAAGAGCAGTTGACAATTAGCGCAAAAGAGGCCTATAAGCTTATTGGCAAACCTGGTGTAGTGTTTGTAAGTGGTGACAGTGAAACTGCCTTTGAGAATGGTCATATCAAAGGCTCAGTCAATATGTATGCGCACCATTTGCACCACTCTGATATTATGGGTCGTATGCACTGTGCACCTCTGTTTCAGTGTCCTGAAGATGCAGCTCATCTATTAGGAACACTTGGTATTAGCAATGACACAACGGTGATTGCGTACGATAACTGGAGAGGGCCAAATGCAACTGGTGTTTTGGCATTTATGAAAAGCTATGGACACAAAAAAGTCTATGTTCTTGATGGTGGAGTTGATGCTATAAAAGCACTCGATCCGAATCAGAAAAAATATGATGAGCTCAAAGCTAAATCTAAAAAGATCAAAAAAGCGTATAAAAAAGCAAAAAAAGCTGGCAAGATGGATGAGTACAAAAAGCTCAAAGCCGAATATAAAGCTATAAAAAAAGAGATGAAAAAGCTTGCAAAAAAACTCATCATCCAAAGAGGTATCAAAAAAGTAGACCTTGGCCATGGTCATTATGCTTATATGTGTCCAGAGAGTGAGAGAAAAATTACTCCAACAGAGTATCACATGGATCCAAAAAAGTTTGATTATAGCTGGGTTGCAGGAAAAGATGAGGTCTATCATGCAGTACTAGATAGACTCAAAAAGGGTGATAAGAGTAAATATGTTGTGATTGATACAAGAAGTATGATTGAGATTATTGGTGAGAGAAAAATGGATAATGTTGCTCGCGGTGGACATATTCCAACTGCAAAATTTAT
The Nitratiruptor tergarcus DSM 16512 genome window above contains:
- a CDS encoding sulfurtransferase, yielding MKRFIQALLVLAFMAGASFAKEQLTISAKEAYKLIGKPGVVFVSGDSETAFENGHIKGSVNMYAHHLHHSDIMGRMHCAPLFQCPEDAAHLLGTLGISNDTTVIAYDNWRGPNATGVLAFMKSYGHKKVYVLDGGVDAIKALDPNQKKYDELKAKSKKIKKAYKKAKKAGKMDEYKKLKAEYKAIKKEMKKLAKKLIIQRGIKKVDLGHGHYAYMCPESERKITPTEYHMDPKKFDYSWVAGKDEVYHAVLDRLKKGDKSKYVVIDTRSMIEIIGERKMDNVARGGHIPTAKFIEWKNITDFKRKLSFRDKKELEKVFKKYGVTKDKVIYAYCQVGTGRGSDIITALKLLGYPNAKVYSGSWDEWGNDMNLPIRR
- a CDS encoding HAMP domain-containing histidine kinase, with the protein product MLKNRTLPKKSKERFEQILSRLDLLLREFAKVERVTLDEFTLNPKEFRVVDLFDHVLDLLMVDLSKIDIYIEGNEIILADFEMFSVALKNLIDNALRYSSSKPKIVVRGKKISIISTGEPLDTQMFKNNSIENLKRAREDWDLESISQKV
- a CDS encoding Mrp/NBP35 family ATP-binding protein; its protein translation is MEKEILNKLKAVKYPGLDKNIVELRTIDAIKRHGNTITITLNIANQEVFPLIEGAIKDLLKGYEVEVKLKAQPKKNIHYGSTANPNNRAPYAKNVIAVTSGKGGVGKSTVSTNLSIALAQKGYKVGLLDADVYGPDIPRMVGVEHEKLRWGDNDKIIPSENFGIKIMSVGLTTPSPDTPLVWRSSVAVSALIQFLEDVDWGELDFLIIDMPPGTGDIQLTMAQELPITAGVLVTTPQMVAADDVSRAIMMFKDIGVHIGGLIENMSYFIAPDTGKRYDIFGSDGGKALSIQYDIPFLGQIPLEIEIRSLSDEGMPPVAMGEARHKKYYQEIVDKLLATTDFNL